The genome window TAGGCATATATTCAAATGCTAATATAGGGAACCATAAAATAAGCCCGGTCGCCACCATGATGATGATGCCCCAGATCAACGCCCAGAATTCCATCTTTTCGGTGTAGTCATAGCGGTCAAACTTCGGCGGCTCCTGCCGTCTGCCGAGATAGAACATCATGTGTTGCCAGAAATGCACCACGTCTCGCGGCCCGGGCATAAAGGCCATCGTCTCGCTGCGGCCGCGCTTGGTGAGAATCATATAGCCTCCATACAACACCGACGTGACGATCATGGTGGCCCCGGCGACGCGATGCAGGAAGGCGCGGATGTATTCGGTAAACCCGGCAAAAGACAACATGGTCACCCACCACGAATTGGGGCTGATGAGCGCAAATCCGGTAATTGCCAACATAATGAAAGTGATGGTCAACATGACGTGGCAGAATATTTCAAACCCGGTAAAGCGTTGATATGAAGTTTGGCTGCCCTCTTTGCGGAATTTCTCTTTCATCAACGCCCAAATAATCACGCCGTTGTGAAGCAACATGCCGCCGATAATGAGAATGATGAGCGGGATGTATAAGCGGGGCACCCAAGCGACGATGTATTCGGAACGCAAGGTCACGTCAGAGTGAATCGGCGCCGCAAGAACATTTTTGCTGATACCGGGGTGGCATGTTCCACAGGTTTGAACCAAGCGCTCCGGGCTGACCGTCGAGCGGGGGTTTGATGACGGCAGAATGAGGTGGTTGCCGTGGCAACTACTGCAAATGGCGACTTTTTTGGATCCGCCCTGTAAGGCCAAGCCGTGGTAACTGTCGAAATAGTTGTCGACTTTCCCGCCGGCGATCTGGTACTTTTCATTAATAACAATAGACGAGTGGCAGCGTCCACAGGTGTTGTCGGACAGTTGGAAGAACGAAACCGGCGAGCGTTCGTCTTCGGTGCGGAAGATGGCGTGTTCGCCGTGGCAGTCGGTGCAGATCGGGGCGTCTTTGTGTCCATCGGTGGCTGAGATGCCGTGTGAACTCTCTAAAAACTGGTCGCGTTCGATGGTGTGGCATTGCCCGCAGGTTTGCGCCACATTGCTGAAGTTGGTTTTTGAACGGACGTTGTTAAGCGGCAGGATGCTGTGAAAACCGTGGCAACTCACGCAGGACGGCGCGTTTTTATTGCCCGCAGTGAGTTGGCGCGCGTGGACGCCTTCGCGGTAGAGCGATTCCATCTTAGGCGCGTCGGTGTCGTAGTGGTGAATGATGTGGTCGTCAGAGTGGCAAGCGCCGCAGGTGTCTGTCACGTTAAATAATTCTACGGGTGAGTTTTCATCGTGCGCGGGCAATATCTGGTGCGCTTCGCCGTGACACTGAACGCAAGTGGGGCCTTGCTCGCCTTTATGCACTGAGAGGGTGAGTTCTTCCTGGATGTCGTCGTGGCACTGCGTGCAGCTGACTTTGTTCAGCGCGTCTTCGTGTGGAATCTCTTCGATATCGTCATGGCAGTCGATACAGGCGAATTCGGCGTGAATCGAATGAGAATTAAGTTCACGGTTGATGAACATCGAAACTTCTTCGCCGTCAATTTCGCCGACGATATCCGCTTCGCCGTGACATTCCATACATGATTGGTTGTCGTCTACGTCTTGCGCGAATGCAACGGGGGTAGGCGGGACAAGGCCAATGAGGGCGATGGCGCCAAACGCAACAATCCATAGAACCGCCGTTCGAATTTTCATGTTTATCTCCTGTTGTGGGCGATTCGCGTTGATAGTCTCAACGCAATAGTATATGTGAAACGAACTCAGCCGTTTTCTTCTTACATATAGACAAACAACATGCCATAGATAATGGCCCCGACCAAGGTCAGGCCGATGGTCAAGAACGATAGGCCAAAGATCCAGGAGCCTATCACCAACCAGCGCGGCGGCGGGCCGACGATGTAATCTTCCAGCACGCCTTCTTCAACCATTTGATCGTACTCACGCTTCCGCTCTTCTTTGAAATGTTCGATGGGAATGCGTCCGGTGAAGATGACCGGGTCCATCGGGAACACGCCCGGGCGGAAGTGCGTGTTGAAAAAGTGAATCGTGAAAATAAACGCAGAGGCCAAGAGCGCTTCGTCGCTGTGAATAATGGTCGCAACATTAATGAACCAACCGGGCAAAATACGCGTCGCCGTCACGGGGAACCAAAGTATTAATCCCGTCGTCCCAATGATTGCGACGCCCCAGAATACGGCGAAGTAGTCAAATTTTTCCCAATACGTCCAACGCCCAAAGGTTGGACGGGGGCCAAGCCCGAGGAACCATTTCATGTTCGCGCCAAATTCACGCAGGTCTTGCAGGTTCGGCACCATCGAATAGTCCGCTGTAAAGAGGCCTTTGATGGTCATGCGTCCTGAAGCAAACAGGCGTCCTAACATGAACAGGTGCGTTCCAAAATAGGTGAACGTAATAATGGCGGCGAAGCGGTGAATGATGCCGGTCCAGTATGGGCCGCCCAATGCGCCGGATAGCCAGCCAAAGAACGCCACGTCAGGGAACTTCAAAGTCATGCCGGTCGCGGCCAGGCTCAGGAAACTCACAATCACCATCAGGTGTAGGATGCTGTGAACGGGCCGGAAGCGGCGGACAAATTTTTGGTCAGAGCCGTATTTGATAATCGGCCCGCCATATTTCAAATGATGAATGAGCGAGCGAATAAACCACAACAACGTATGTAAGCCAAAGAAGCCTAAAGTGCCGACCAATAAGGTCGTCATAAATAAGAACGAATAATACAACGATGGATAGTTTTCTTTATCATGGTGGGTCGCATGAGTCAGGAACCCGGTGAACTTGCGGTGAGACCCGGGGTGGCATTCCTTGCAGGTGTCAATGATGTTGTTGAAATGCAGCGACGAACGCGGATCGGAGGACGAGAAAATGCTGTGCGAGCCATGGCAATCATTGCAACGCGCCGCAACCGTATCTCCCAGTTTAGAGACTTTGCCGTGATAGGTTTCAAAATACGTTTCCGTTAACTCTTCATGGCAATGACCGCATTGCTGGATGATCTGCGTGCGGAAACTTGCCTCATCCGTTCGTTGCGCGGAGTGCGACTGGTGGCAATCGTGGCAAGTCGGCAATGGTTCATCAGTGGTGCTCACCAACGAACTGTGAATGCTCTGTTGGAAAGTCTCAAATATGCCCAAGTGGCATTTGCCGCAGGTTTCGGCTACATGCGCCGGGTTCACAGATGATTCGGGATCGTTCGCAGGCAACGCGAGGTGGGCCGTATGGCAATCGGAGCACATGGCGGTGACGGTCAAGCCGCTTTCCATCAGCCCCTTGCCGTGGATGCTCATGCTGTAACTTTCCTGAATGTGCACGGTTTCTGTATTGCGCAGCGCAGCCGATTGGCCGTCGGCGTGGCATTGGCTGCACAATACGGGCACATTGCGCGAAAAGGTTTTTGAGGTGGAGTCTGTCTTGGGCAAAATTTCATGATCGCCGTGGCAGAAGACGCAAGACGGCGCATCAGGATCGTTTCGTAGTTCTAATTGCCCATGAACGCTTTTTAGGTGCTTTTGGGCGTCTTCTTCATGGCAAATTGAGCAATCGACCGGCTGGCTGTCTTTGCAGACGGGCGTGTTGTCAGGATGAACGTCAAAGTGACAGCTTACGCAAGTCAGTTTTGAGTGGATCGAACGCTGCAGCGGATCGCGGTCGACAAACAAGTCAACGATCTCGCCATTCTCTTCTTTATGTAAGCGATCATCTTTGTGGCAGGTCATGCAGGTCTCATCGCTGATGCGCGGGCCGTCGTCGTAATAGACGCGTCGTATCTGGTGCGGCTGGTGGCAGTCGATACAGACCGGCAGTTTGTCTGCTTCTTGTTGCCACAGACGGCCTTCGATGACTTTCTCGTGAACGCGCTCAATTTGCCCGTGGCAGGTCATGCAGGTTGAAGACAAATTGGCGATGTTGATTTTAGAATTGGGATTTTGATGAGGCAGGATGTCGTGCGTCCCGTGGCAACTGGTGCAAACGGCGGAAACCGTTAGCCCCCGGCGCAACAACCCTTCGCCGTGAATCGACATCGAATAATTGGAGACGACGTTGTGCTGGTGCAGTTCATGCGTCTCCGTCATCGGCGTGCCTTCTTTATGGCACTGCCCGCAGGTCGAGGGAATATTAAAAATGTATGTTTTTGATTCTGGGTCCGTGGGCGGCAGCACATCGTGTTTGCCGTGGCAGGTGAAGCATTTTGGCGCCAGCGCATCTTTACGTTCGAGCGCAGCGACGCCGTGGACGCTTTTTGCAAAGACTTCTAACTGGTCATCGTGGCAGGTAGAGCATTCAACTTTTTTGAGTTCAAATTCGTGTGGAAACTCTT of Candidatus Hinthialibacter antarcticus contains these proteins:
- a CDS encoding cytochrome c3 family protein, with amino-acid sequence MHRFTTTNIHRSTLISLFILFFTIPAFCQEIDDNQSCIECHGEEDITGEIDDREVSVFVDYAKFEKSIHGGFACIDCHDDIEEFPHEFELKKVECSTCHDDQLEVFAKSVHGVAALERKDALAPKCFTCHGKHDVLPPTDPESKTYIFNIPSTCGQCHKEGTPMTETHELHQHNVVSNYSMSIHGEGLLRRGLTVSAVCTSCHGTHDILPHQNPNSKINIANLSSTCMTCHGQIERVHEKVIEGRLWQQEADKLPVCIDCHQPHQIRRVYYDDGPRISDETCMTCHKDDRLHKEENGEIVDLFVDRDPLQRSIHSKLTCVSCHFDVHPDNTPVCKDSQPVDCSICHEEDAQKHLKSVHGQLELRNDPDAPSCVFCHGDHEILPKTDSTSKTFSRNVPVLCSQCHADGQSAALRNTETVHIQESYSMSIHGKGLMESGLTVTAMCSDCHTAHLALPANDPESSVNPAHVAETCGKCHLGIFETFQQSIHSSLVSTTDEPLPTCHDCHQSHSAQRTDEASFRTQIIQQCGHCHEELTETYFETYHGKVSKLGDTVAARCNDCHGSHSIFSSSDPRSSLHFNNIIDTCKECHPGSHRKFTGFLTHATHHDKENYPSLYYSFLFMTTLLVGTLGFFGLHTLLWFIRSLIHHLKYGGPIIKYGSDQKFVRRFRPVHSILHLMVIVSFLSLAATGMTLKFPDVAFFGWLSGALGGPYWTGIIHRFAAIITFTYFGTHLFMLGRLFASGRMTIKGLFTADYSMVPNLQDLREFGANMKWFLGLGPRPTFGRWTYWEKFDYFAVFWGVAIIGTTGLILWFPVTATRILPGWFINVATIIHSDEALLASAFIFTIHFFNTHFRPGVFPMDPVIFTGRIPIEHFKEERKREYDQMVEEGVLEDYIVGPPPRWLVIGSWIFGLSFLTIGLTLVGAIIYGMLFVYM
- a CDS encoding cytochrome b/b6 domain-containing protein, whose translation is MKIRTAVLWIVAFGAIALIGLVPPTPVAFAQDVDDNQSCMECHGEADIVGEIDGEEVSMFINRELNSHSIHAEFACIDCHDDIEEIPHEDALNKVSCTQCHDDIQEELTLSVHKGEQGPTCVQCHGEAHQILPAHDENSPVELFNVTDTCGACHSDDHIIHHYDTDAPKMESLYREGVHARQLTAGNKNAPSCVSCHGFHSILPLNNVRSKTNFSNVAQTCGQCHTIERDQFLESSHGISATDGHKDAPICTDCHGEHAIFRTEDERSPVSFFQLSDNTCGRCHSSIVINEKYQIAGGKVDNYFDSYHGLALQGGSKKVAICSSCHGNHLILPSSNPRSTVSPERLVQTCGTCHPGISKNVLAAPIHSDVTLRSEYIVAWVPRLYIPLIILIIGGMLLHNGVIIWALMKEKFRKEGSQTSYQRFTGFEIFCHVMLTITFIMLAITGFALISPNSWWVTMLSFAGFTEYIRAFLHRVAGATMIVTSVLYGGYMILTKRGRSETMAFMPGPRDVVHFWQHMMFYLGRRQEPPKFDRYDYTEKMEFWALIWGIIIMVATGLILWFPILAFEYMPKWLIDIAEEIHYYEAILATLAIIVWHFFFVIFHPEEYPMSVTWLNGKMTVNHLKHRHPLEYERLKKQNIIEDGEASPKE